In Candidatus Margulisiibacteriota bacterium, the following are encoded in one genomic region:
- a CDS encoding sigma-54 dependent transcriptional regulator — protein MNPKILVVDDEKSMRESMKMLLESRYELHFAASGREAIDLVKKLPFDLVLLDIHLPEIDGIEVLKIIKGLDDSIEVIMITAVVMVGKAVEAIRSGAYDYITKPFDIEALQEQVAKVLEKRSLTRENFSLRTLIDRNEQFEKIIGGSDKIKEIFGMIEDVAQSNSTVIITGESGTGKELAARAIHNRSTRKERLFVAVNCAAIPENLLESELFGHEAGSFTGAAERQLGKFEIASGGTILLDEVGSLPLPMQAKLLRAIQEKEIERVGGQKPIPVDVRIISATNSDLQEEIKNRKFREDLYYRLNVIPINLPPLRDRKEDIPLLANHFLAKYNREFGKKIRGIKKEVIPHLLAYDWPGNVRELENLIERLVVLTKEGYIETKQLPQEIKGKPACEAGYNESSLTKAVKKFEIDFIKQTLEKTGGKKGKAAKILGIHRNTLRNITKKLKI, from the coding sequence TGACGAAAAAAGCATGCGGGAATCGATGAAGATGCTGCTCGAAAGCCGCTATGAACTGCACTTCGCCGCTTCCGGCCGGGAAGCGATCGACCTGGTCAAAAAACTCCCCTTCGACCTGGTCCTGCTTGACATCCACCTCCCAGAGATCGACGGGATCGAGGTCCTCAAGATCATCAAAGGACTGGACGATTCGATCGAGGTGATCATGATCACCGCTGTGGTCATGGTCGGCAAGGCGGTCGAAGCGATCCGGAGCGGCGCTTATGACTACATCACCAAACCTTTTGACATTGAAGCCCTGCAGGAACAGGTTGCCAAGGTCCTGGAAAAACGATCCTTGACCAGGGAAAACTTTTCGCTCCGGACCCTGATCGACCGGAATGAACAGTTTGAAAAGATCATCGGCGGCAGCGACAAGATCAAAGAGATATTCGGCATGATCGAAGATGTCGCCCAAAGCAATTCGACCGTCATTATCACCGGCGAATCAGGGACCGGTAAAGAGCTGGCCGCCCGGGCGATCCACAACCGGAGTACCCGCAAGGAGAGACTTTTTGTCGCGGTCAATTGCGCCGCGATCCCGGAGAACCTCCTCGAGTCTGAGCTTTTTGGCCACGAGGCCGGGTCATTCACCGGCGCGGCCGAAAGACAGCTTGGGAAATTTGAGATCGCCAGCGGCGGCACGATTCTTCTTGATGAGGTCGGCAGTCTCCCCCTGCCGATGCAGGCCAAGCTCCTGCGGGCGATCCAGGAAAAAGAGATCGAACGGGTTGGGGGCCAAAAACCGATCCCGGTCGACGTCAGGATCATTTCCGCCACTAATTCTGACCTGCAAGAAGAGATAAAAAACCGAAAATTCAGGGAAGACCTGTATTATCGCCTTAACGTCATTCCGATCAACCTGCCTCCGCTGCGCGACCGCAAAGAAGACATCCCGCTGCTAGCCAACCATTTCCTGGCCAAATACAACCGGGAGTTCGGTAAAAAGATCCGGGGGATAAAAAAAGAAGTCATCCCTCACCTTTTGGCCTACGATTGGCCGGGGAACGTCCGGGAACTGGAGAACCTTATCGAACGGCTGGTCGTCCTGACCAAAGAAGGCTACATTGAAACCAAACAGCTTCCTCAAGAGATCAAGGGAAAACCTGCTTGTGAAGCCGGCTACAATGAAAGTTCGCTTACCAAAGCGGTTAAAAAGTTTGAGATCGATTTTATCAAGCAAACCCTCGAAAAGACCGGCGGCAAAAAAGGGAAAGCGGCCAAGATCCTTGGTATCCACCGCAATACACTTCGCAACATCACGAAAAAATTAAAGATTTGA